The Herpetosiphonaceae bacterium genome includes a region encoding these proteins:
- a CDS encoding non-ribosomal peptide synthetase, protein MMDYLANSSDAPPLTAAERQALERWNATAQDYPRDRSVAELFAAQAARTPDHVALVRAGSDGQEQRLTYQALDERATQLAHSLQTLGVGPDVPVAVCLRRSFEFVIALLAVIKAGGAYVPLDPALPDERLRFMLADTGAPVLLTEQALSERLPGGSAVIRLDADAARLAAASKLPPASRTQPDNLAYIIYTSGSTGTPKGVQVTQAGLLNLVFWHQQSCQITSDDRAGLVAGLGFDALVLELWPYLTAGATLYLPDDETRLNPARLLKWLHVHALTRMFAPTPMAEALMQQPWSEPGDPWEALRTLLTGGDQLRQYPDPRVRCEVVNNYGPTETTVVATVATYTSDSADPQARGLPPIGRPISNTQVYVLDRQLQQQPPGVVGELYIGGVGVARGYLNAPALTAERFVPDPFSATPGARLYKTGDLVRYRSDGNLEFLGRIDGQVKLRGYRIELGEIEAVLVQHPAVHEAVAVVREDQPPAGGHPQKRLVAYVVEQQNGRPVGTQRNNPADSDHSGSLISGPCAPQDLSEFLGERLPAYMVPSAFVFLDALPLTVNGKIDRNALPAPEQSQRLPDRQIVAPRTALEEVLGQFWIEVLGVERVGVFDSFFELGGHSLLATQIATRVQQVLRVELPVGQLFESPTIAGLAQIIRANEATPGHAEKVAQLLIRIKGMSTADLKQTLQQKRSQ, encoded by the coding sequence ATGATGGATTATCTTGCCAACTCATCCGACGCGCCGCCGCTGACGGCGGCTGAGCGACAGGCGCTCGAACGCTGGAACGCGACGGCTCAGGACTATCCCCGCGACCGCTCGGTGGCCGAGCTGTTCGCCGCGCAGGCGGCGCGCACGCCCGATCATGTAGCGCTCGTACGCGCCGGGAGCGACGGGCAGGAGCAGCGGCTTACCTACCAGGCGCTCGACGAGCGTGCCACTCAGCTTGCTCATTCGCTCCAGACTCTTGGAGTCGGGCCGGATGTGCCGGTCGCGGTCTGCCTCCGGCGCTCGTTTGAGTTCGTGATCGCCCTGCTCGCCGTGATCAAGGCAGGCGGCGCGTACGTGCCGCTCGACCCGGCCTTGCCCGATGAGCGGCTGCGCTTCATGCTCGCCGACACCGGAGCGCCCGTGCTGCTGACCGAGCAGGCGCTCTCGGAGCGGCTACCCGGCGGCAGCGCCGTGATCCGCCTCGACGCCGACGCGGCCCGACTTGCCGCCGCCAGCAAGCTGCCGCCCGCCAGCCGGACGCAGCCCGACAACCTGGCCTATATCATCTACACCTCCGGCTCGACCGGCACGCCCAAGGGGGTGCAGGTGACGCAGGCCGGGCTGCTCAATCTGGTCTTCTGGCATCAGCAGAGCTGCCAGATCACGTCGGACGACCGGGCCGGGCTGGTAGCGGGCCTGGGCTTCGACGCGCTGGTGCTTGAGCTGTGGCCGTACCTCACGGCGGGCGCGACGCTCTACCTGCCCGATGACGAGACGCGTCTCAACCCGGCGCGTCTGCTGAAGTGGCTCCATGTCCACGCGCTCACGCGCATGTTTGCGCCAACGCCCATGGCCGAGGCGCTGATGCAGCAGCCCTGGTCGGAGCCGGGCGATCCCTGGGAGGCGCTGCGGACGCTGCTGACCGGCGGCGACCAACTGCGGCAGTATCCCGATCCGCGCGTGCGCTGCGAGGTCGTCAACAACTACGGCCCGACTGAGACGACCGTCGTCGCCACGGTCGCGACCTACACCTCGGATTCCGCCGATCCGCAAGCGCGCGGCCTCCCGCCGATCGGGCGCCCGATCAGCAACACCCAGGTGTATGTTCTGGATCGGCAGCTCCAGCAGCAGCCCCCTGGCGTCGTGGGCGAGCTGTATATCGGCGGGGTTGGTGTGGCGCGCGGCTACCTGAACGCTCCCGCGCTGACCGCCGAGCGCTTCGTGCCCGATCCGTTCAGCGCAACACCCGGCGCGCGGCTGTACAAGACCGGCGATCTCGTGCGCTACCGCAGCGACGGCAACCTCGAATTTCTTGGCCGGATCGACGGACAGGTCAAGCTGCGCGGGTATCGCATCGAGCTGGGCGAGATCGAAGCCGTGCTTGTGCAGCATCCCGCCGTGCATGAGGCCGTCGCCGTCGTGCGCGAGGATCAGCCGCCCGCAGGCGGGCACCCGCAGAAACGGCTGGTAGCGTATGTGGTAGAACAACAGAACGGGCGCCCTGTGGGCACACAACGGAACAACCCAGCCGATTCAGATCACTCTGGTTCTTTGATCTCTGGTCCGTGTGCGCCCCAGGACCTCAGCGAGTTCCTGGGGGAGCGGCTGCCCGCCTACATGGTGCCGAGCGCGTTCGTCTTCCTCGATGCGCTGCCGCTGACGGTCAACGGCAAGATCGATCGTAACGCGCTGCCCGCGCCGGAGCAGAGCCAACGCCTGCCGGACCGGCAGATCGTCGCGCCGCGCACCGCGCTTGAGGAGGTGCTCGGTCAGTTCTGGATCGAGGTGCTGGGAGTCGAGCGGGTCGGCGTCTTCGACAGCTTCTTTGAGCTAGGCGGCCACTCGCTGCTGGCGACGCAGATCGCCACGCGCGTGCAGCAGGTGTTGCGCGTTGAGCTGCCCGTCGGTCAGCTCTTCGAGTCGCCGACGATCGCCGGATTGGCGCAGATCATCCGCGCGAACGAGGCGACGCCGGGCCATGCCGAGAAGGTTGCCCAGCTTCTGATACGGATCAAAGGCATGTCCACCGCCGATCTCAAGCAGACGCTCCAGCAGAAGCGCTCGCAGTGA
- the glgP gene encoding alpha-glucan family phosphorylase, translating into MNILGRVAVFPTLPKRISRLYDLAYNLWWSWTPEARSLYADLDPALWRKVNHNPVRMLAEVEPTKLEAVADDQGYLARFDAVLAEFDAYMSRKDTWFQTTYPQRRHTLIAYFSAEFGLHESLPIYSGGLGVLAGDHIKEASDLGLPFVGIGFLYPQGYFTQRITRDGTQEAYYDKLSFASVAATPAVGQDGKEIEVHVDLPGRRVYAKVWKLQIGRVALYLMDTDVPGNAPGDRELSARLYGGDHELRISQEIVLGIGGLRVVRALGLQPSVFHMNDSHPVFLVLERVRELVQQDGLSFDVAREVVRASTVFTTHTPVPAGNEVFGYDLIDKYFSGYWPQLGLSRDQFHELARQIMPWGSVFSMTILALRFSSLHNGVSKLHGAVARRMWHFLWAGITEDEVPITHITNGVHIPTWLAPEMRDLYTRYLQADWQDRRSNPATWQAVAGIPDAELWAAHNARKQYLFSYMRAHLRKHRTRLGEGPNALAETETIGNPDALTIGFARRFATYKRATLIFRDRERLHRLLNNPDRPVQIIFAGKAHPADQPGKELIKEIYTLSRSPEFAGRILFLENYDMDMARYLVSGCDLWLNNPIRPHEASGTSGMKAALNGLPNCSILDGWWAEGYNGTNGWAIGEEREYQDLETQNEADAADLYNKLEQEIIPTFFKRDADGVPHAWIQVMKAAITTCAPQFSMTRQVEEYANLLYIPTTERNKDFSSTGYEKARTLASWKHHVTAHWHEVTLRVQGPQETQLGIGDQVAVTAAITLGALRPEDVTVELVVGRDEDWEVLETGSVELARTGQTVTGTYTYTGSIAAQHGGSLVYGVRVVPAHPDLATKYELGLIRWA; encoded by the coding sequence GTGAACATTCTAGGCCGTGTTGCCGTTTTTCCGACGCTGCCGAAGCGCATTAGTCGGCTCTATGATCTGGCGTATAACCTCTGGTGGTCGTGGACGCCTGAGGCCCGCTCGTTGTATGCCGATCTCGATCCGGCACTATGGCGCAAGGTCAACCATAATCCCGTGCGCATGCTGGCCGAGGTCGAGCCGACGAAGCTGGAGGCGGTCGCCGACGATCAGGGCTATCTGGCGCGCTTCGACGCGGTGCTGGCCGAGTTCGACGCCTACATGAGCCGCAAGGATACCTGGTTCCAGACGACCTATCCCCAGCGCAGGCACACGCTGATCGCCTATTTTTCGGCAGAGTTCGGCCTGCACGAGTCGCTGCCGATCTACTCCGGCGGCCTGGGCGTGCTCGCGGGCGATCACATCAAAGAGGCCAGCGATCTGGGCCTGCCCTTTGTGGGCATCGGCTTTTTGTATCCGCAGGGATATTTTACCCAGCGCATCACGCGCGACGGCACGCAGGAGGCGTACTACGATAAGCTGTCGTTTGCCAGCGTCGCGGCGACGCCTGCGGTCGGGCAGGACGGCAAAGAGATCGAGGTGCATGTCGATCTGCCGGGACGCCGTGTGTACGCCAAGGTCTGGAAGCTCCAGATCGGGCGCGTGGCGCTCTACCTGATGGATACGGACGTGCCCGGCAACGCGCCCGGCGATCGTGAGCTTTCGGCGCGGCTGTACGGCGGCGATCACGAGCTGCGGATCTCGCAGGAGATCGTGCTGGGCATCGGCGGTCTGCGCGTGGTGCGCGCGCTGGGCTTGCAGCCGTCGGTCTTCCACATGAACGACTCGCATCCGGTCTTTCTGGTGCTGGAGCGGGTGCGCGAGCTGGTGCAGCAGGATGGCCTCTCGTTCGACGTGGCGCGCGAGGTTGTTCGCGCCAGCACGGTCTTCACCACGCACACGCCCGTACCGGCAGGCAACGAGGTCTTCGGCTACGATCTGATCGATAAGTACTTTAGCGGCTACTGGCCGCAGCTTGGCCTGAGCCGCGATCAGTTTCACGAGCTGGCGCGGCAGATCATGCCCTGGGGCTCGGTCTTCTCGATGACCATCCTGGCGCTGCGCTTCTCGTCGCTGCATAACGGCGTGAGCAAGCTGCACGGCGCTGTGGCGCGCCGGATGTGGCATTTCCTCTGGGCCGGTATTACCGAGGACGAGGTGCCGATCACGCATATCACCAACGGCGTGCATATCCCGACGTGGCTCGCGCCTGAGATGCGCGATCTCTATACGCGCTACCTCCAGGCGGATTGGCAGGATCGCCGCAGCAATCCAGCAACCTGGCAGGCGGTTGCGGGCATTCCCGATGCCGAGCTGTGGGCCGCGCACAACGCCCGCAAGCAGTATCTCTTCTCGTATATGCGGGCGCATCTGCGCAAACATCGCACGCGCCTGGGCGAAGGTCCCAACGCGCTGGCTGAGACTGAGACGATCGGCAATCCCGACGCGCTGACGATCGGCTTTGCGCGGCGGTTCGCCACCTACAAGCGCGCGACGCTGATCTTCCGCGATCGTGAACGGCTGCACCGCCTGCTCAACAATCCCGACCGACCGGTGCAGATCATCTTTGCGGGCAAGGCACACCCCGCCGATCAGCCGGGCAAAGAGCTGATCAAAGAGATCTATACGCTCTCGCGCAGCCCTGAGTTTGCCGGGAGGATCCTCTTTCTTGAGAACTACGATATGGACATGGCGCGCTACCTTGTGTCGGGCTGCGATCTCTGGCTCAATAATCCCATCCGACCGCATGAGGCCAGCGGTACCAGCGGCATGAAGGCGGCGCTCAACGGCCTGCCCAACTGCTCGATCCTCGACGGCTGGTGGGCCGAGGGCTACAACGGCACCAACGGCTGGGCAATCGGCGAGGAGCGCGAGTACCAGGATCTTGAGACGCAGAACGAGGCCGATGCCGCCGATCTCTACAACAAATTGGAGCAGGAGATCATCCCGACGTTCTTCAAGCGCGATGCCGATGGCGTGCCTCATGCCTGGATTCAGGTGATGAAGGCGGCGATCACAACCTGCGCGCCGCAGTTCTCGATGACCCGACAGGTGGAGGAGTACGCTAATCTGCTCTATATCCCGACCACCGAGCGCAACAAGGATTTTTCCAGCACCGGCTACGAGAAGGCGCGGACGCTGGCAAGCTGGAAGCATCATGTGACTGCGCACTGGCACGAGGTGACGCTGCGGGTGCAGGGTCCGCAGGAGACACAGCTTGGTATCGGTGATCAGGTGGCCGTGACAGCGGCGATCACGCTGGGCGCGCTCCGTCCGGAAGATGTCACGGTGGAGCTGGTCGTTGGGCGCGACGAGGACTGGGAGGTGCTCGAAACCGGCTCGGTCGAGCTGGCGCGAACCGGTCAGACCGTCACAGGAACGTACACCTACACCGGCAGCATTGCCGCCCAGCACGGCGGTAGCCTGGTCTATGGCGTGCGGGTTGTGCCCGCGCACCCCGATCTAGCCACGAAGTACGAGCTTGGCCTGATTCGCTGGGCGTAG
- a CDS encoding decaprenyl-phosphate phosphoribosyltransferase, producing the protein MNQPTVIPQTSATATIKHLLRAMRPKQWVKNAFVFAGIVFAEQHLFTNAGALVKAFAAFALFCLISSSVYLINDLADIERDRQHPRKRLRPLASGKLSPTVARIVAAALSLGSLLVAVGAAFSATPTDWGWIWFSLILLLYFALQVGYTFVLKHIVIIDLFAIAAGFVLRALGGAAILSVTITSWWLMCVLFLALFLGLGKRRNELQVLENGAGEHRRILQEYSPQFLEHLLTIDVACTIIAYSMATFTAPSVPKEPYPFLMLTIPFVVYAMFRYLYLIIQKGEGGEPADLLFRDRPFLISIVAWGLLVVTILLVSGQQG; encoded by the coding sequence GTGAACCAACCGACGGTCATTCCACAAACATCCGCAACCGCAACGATCAAACACCTGCTCAGGGCGATGCGGCCAAAACAGTGGGTCAAAAACGCCTTCGTGTTCGCAGGTATCGTCTTTGCCGAGCAGCATCTTTTCACTAATGCAGGCGCGCTGGTCAAAGCCTTCGCGGCGTTTGCGCTCTTCTGCCTGATCTCAAGCTCGGTCTATCTGATCAACGATCTCGCCGACATTGAGCGCGATCGACAGCATCCTCGCAAGCGCCTGCGTCCGCTCGCTTCGGGCAAGCTCTCGCCGACCGTCGCGCGGATCGTCGCCGCGGCCTTATCGCTCGGCAGCCTGCTGGTCGCTGTCGGCGCGGCGTTCAGCGCAACGCCCACCGACTGGGGCTGGATCTGGTTTAGTCTGATTCTGCTGCTCTATTTTGCGCTGCAAGTCGGCTATACATTCGTGCTCAAGCACATCGTGATCATCGACCTGTTTGCGATTGCGGCTGGCTTCGTCTTGCGCGCGCTCGGCGGTGCCGCGATCCTCTCGGTGACGATCACCTCGTGGTGGCTAATGTGTGTTCTGTTTCTGGCCTTGTTCCTGGGCCTGGGCAAGCGCCGGAACGAGCTTCAGGTGCTCGAAAACGGCGCGGGCGAGCATCGCCGGATCTTGCAGGAGTACTCGCCGCAGTTCCTTGAGCACCTGCTGACGATCGATGTCGCCTGTACGATCATCGCCTACAGCATGGCGACGTTTACCGCGCCCTCGGTGCCGAAAGAGCCGTATCCGTTCCTGATGCTGACGATCCCGTTTGTGGTCTACGCGATGTTTCGCTACCTCTACCTGATCATCCAGAAGGGCGAGGGCGGCGAGCCCGCCGATCTGCTCTTCCGCGATCGTCCGTTCCTGATCTCGATTGTCGCCTGGGGCCTGCTCGTCGTCACAATCCTGCTCGTCTCCGGCCAGCAAGGCTAA
- a CDS encoding radical SAM protein, giving the protein MKILFCVTKSDLKTPFLQQPVEVLYTGTILQQMGHDVAVWDVRVGSMTEPELSQHSPDLVFLVTQTYDLSQCYALTLNGAKDTVQLLRAALPGVPIVTVGMHGSIETAVTSRTLDTDLTLPGELESAIPWLVEHYQNDPHFLARPLAADAVPLQVDPATLPVPNYSLIDVEAYRGEVIDRESQRIRYDKAGLIFANRGCPYTCAYCFVWFGRKIRYRPVALIIEELRQQAAHGVRHFFFLDYTFTLDKQWVRQLCTALKAAELEVSWICQTRCERVDRELLQEMKDAGCAGIFYGVESPWISQTHMVKPTPREVIDRVIRETNEVGIRCFLFILLGLENQDPAIARQLLDWLSEVPATFHYSLLLPRPHTTLWDMHAPADIRITSWEDFAAVSQSIGQQHYWCSDLEEFQASVQSLPNYVVKASAHTV; this is encoded by the coding sequence ATGAAGATCCTGTTCTGCGTGACGAAGTCGGACCTGAAAACGCCTTTTCTGCAACAGCCCGTAGAGGTGCTGTACACCGGCACGATCTTGCAGCAGATGGGGCATGACGTTGCGGTCTGGGATGTGCGCGTTGGCTCGATGACCGAGCCGGAGCTGAGCCAGCACTCCCCCGATCTCGTCTTTTTAGTGACGCAGACCTACGACCTCAGCCAGTGCTACGCGCTGACGCTCAACGGAGCGAAAGATACCGTGCAACTGCTCCGCGCGGCGCTGCCGGGCGTTCCGATCGTCACCGTGGGCATGCACGGCAGCATCGAGACAGCCGTTACAAGCCGTACCCTGGATACGGATCTGACGCTGCCGGGCGAGCTTGAGTCGGCGATCCCCTGGCTCGTGGAGCACTACCAGAACGATCCCCACTTTTTGGCGCGACCCTTGGCGGCAGACGCGGTTCCACTCCAGGTCGATCCGGCCACGCTGCCGGTGCCGAACTACTCGCTGATCGATGTGGAAGCGTATCGCGGCGAGGTGATCGATCGGGAAAGTCAGCGGATCCGCTACGACAAGGCCGGTCTGATCTTTGCGAATCGCGGCTGTCCCTACACCTGCGCCTATTGCTTTGTCTGGTTTGGCAGAAAGATTCGCTACCGTCCCGTCGCGCTGATCATCGAGGAACTGCGGCAGCAGGCTGCTCACGGCGTGCGTCATTTTTTCTTCCTCGACTACACCTTCACGCTGGATAAGCAGTGGGTCCGGCAGCTCTGTACGGCGCTGAAAGCTGCCGAGCTGGAGGTTAGCTGGATCTGCCAGACGCGCTGCGAACGTGTCGATCGGGAATTGCTTCAGGAGATGAAAGATGCCGGATGCGCGGGGATTTTCTATGGCGTCGAGTCGCCCTGGATCTCGCAGACGCATATGGTCAAGCCAACGCCGCGCGAGGTGATCGACCGGGTGATCCGCGAGACGAACGAGGTTGGGATTCGCTGCTTCCTCTTTATTTTGCTCGGCCTGGAGAACCAAGATCCGGCGATTGCGCGCCAGCTTCTCGATTGGCTGTCGGAGGTTCCGGCGACCTTTCACTATAGCCTGCTGCTGCCGCGACCGCATACCACGCTCTGGGACATGCACGCGCCTGCGGACATCCGCATCACCTCATGGGAGGACTTTGCCGCCGTCTCACAGTCGATCGGGCAGCAGCATTACTGGTGCTCGGACCTGGAAGAGTTCCAGGCTTCTGTCCAGAGCTTACCGAACTACGTGGTCAAAGCCTCAGCGCATACCGTTTAG
- a CDS encoding histidine phosphatase family protein, producing MTRSLFLCRHGHRIDMEQPQWYGDTDNRHDPHLSAQGIVQARVLARRLKNEPIAHIIASPYLRALETAHYIAEALHLPLSVEPGIGEWLNPAWMDADPQIAQPHERAARFAEIDPHYVPALAPIYPETWEQMQRRAATAIQGILARLDGNIVVVGHGHVIAATIAALTGAAETTLNIGLCSVTRLDCDGEAWQLERCGDISHLLRFARQASA from the coding sequence ATGACGCGCTCGTTATTCTTATGCCGCCACGGGCATCGGATCGACATGGAGCAGCCGCAGTGGTACGGCGATACCGACAACCGGCACGATCCGCACCTCTCGGCACAGGGCATTGTCCAGGCGCGAGTGCTGGCCCGCCGCCTCAAAAACGAGCCGATCGCCCACATCATCGCCTCGCCCTATCTGCGGGCGCTGGAAACCGCGCACTACATCGCCGAGGCGCTCCACCTGCCGCTATCGGTCGAGCCGGGCATCGGCGAGTGGCTCAATCCTGCCTGGATGGATGCCGACCCGCAGATCGCTCAGCCGCACGAGCGTGCCGCCCGCTTCGCCGAGATCGATCCGCATTACGTACCGGCGCTCGCGCCGATCTATCCCGAAACCTGGGAGCAGATGCAGCGCCGGGCAGCCACCGCGATCCAGGGCATCCTTGCGCGTCTCGACGGCAATATCGTGGTTGTGGGCCACGGGCATGTGATCGCCGCGACGATCGCCGCGCTGACGGGAGCTGCCGAAACTACGCTGAATATCGGGCTGTGCAGCGTGACGCGGCTGGATTGCGACGGTGAAGCCTGGCAGCTTGAGCGCTGCGGCGATATATCACATTTGCTGCGCTTTGCGCGACAGGCATCGGCCTGA
- a CDS encoding glycosyltransferase family 9 protein yields MDSSFPVINLNRNTRLLVVKFGGIGDYVLTTPALRALRQAYPQARIDLVAQSTLAKQVLERLNLLDDIIVLPAHLVLQPDQDTPPHTQISIDLVRRLRAGRYDAVLILEHLFPAARIQLLHMLVRITGATWRIGLDNGHGDFLNVRVPDAGFGALHQAEYCIGVVEAAGALVRERGLFFPVPAEYHDQAREFMCSLSARRPIIAMHPGCDPRVIARRWMPERFAQVADALYKQFGGQLLLLGGPEEADLRSQVAQMMRSAMSCSSLSGREHILLTAAIIAQCDLLVGNDSGLMHLATAVNTPTVGIFGPTNHRAWHPYTPDDPTRSRIVRQELPCMPCYLRGHDVGSREGCATRDCLTTLSAASVIDAAADMLRGSI; encoded by the coding sequence ATGGATTCTAGCTTCCCAGTCATCAATCTCAACCGGAATACTCGGCTGCTGGTCGTTAAGTTTGGCGGCATCGGCGACTACGTGCTGACCACACCGGCGCTGCGGGCGCTGCGTCAGGCATACCCGCAGGCGCGCATCGATCTCGTTGCGCAGAGTACGCTTGCCAAACAGGTCCTTGAGCGGCTGAATCTGCTCGACGACATCATCGTGCTACCCGCTCATCTGGTACTGCAACCCGATCAGGACACTCCGCCGCACACACAAATCTCGATCGATCTGGTGCGTCGCTTGCGCGCCGGGCGATACGATGCCGTGCTGATCCTTGAGCATCTTTTCCCGGCAGCGCGTATTCAACTGCTGCACATGCTCGTGCGTATCACTGGCGCGACATGGCGCATCGGCCTCGACAACGGGCATGGCGATTTTCTCAACGTGCGAGTGCCAGACGCCGGATTCGGCGCGCTGCATCAGGCGGAGTATTGCATAGGCGTCGTCGAAGCTGCCGGGGCGTTGGTCCGCGAACGAGGACTGTTCTTTCCGGTGCCCGCCGAATATCACGATCAGGCGCGCGAGTTCATGTGCAGCTTGAGCGCTCGTCGGCCAATCATTGCGATGCATCCAGGCTGCGATCCACGGGTGATCGCGCGGCGCTGGATGCCGGAGCGGTTCGCACAGGTGGCGGACGCGCTCTACAAGCAGTTCGGGGGGCAACTCCTGCTGCTGGGCGGCCCCGAAGAGGCCGATCTGCGCTCCCAGGTTGCGCAGATGATGCGATCGGCCATGTCATGCTCCAGCCTGTCGGGCCGCGAGCATATTCTGCTCACGGCAGCGATCATCGCGCAGTGCGATCTGCTCGTCGGCAACGATTCGGGCCTGATGCATCTCGCCACAGCCGTCAACACCCCGACCGTCGGCATCTTCGGCCCGACCAACCATCGTGCATGGCACCCATACACGCCGGATGATCCCACGCGCAGCAGGATCGTGCGGCAGGAGCTACCCTGTATGCCGTGTTACCTGCGTGGACACGACGTTGGTAGCAGAGAGGGATGTGCAACCCGCGATTGCCTGACTACACTGTCGGCAGCGTCGGTGATCGACGCGGCGGCAGATATGCTGCGTGGATCTATATAA
- a CDS encoding ABC transporter ATP-binding protein, producing MRIPLRRYLSLFATYLKPQWVKLVVMACLILANIGLQVYNPQILSRFIDAAAADGAFSYLLTMALLFLVIAIFNQFASVLASYVSARVAWTATNSLRRDLVAHCLSLDMRYHTSVTPGEMIERIDGDVTQLSNFFSLFVINVLSNAIVLLVVLTLFFGISWFVGIAMTLYVMLVFAFLTYLRRLSVPVWEQQRRMSATFFGFLSERLAGTEDLRANDATAYTLRRFLQLSSQWYPVMWKANSLGCLLYVGSYFLFGCGIILVLALGAYLWSTGAISLGVVYLMFAYANQITQPIQQIRSQLYDLQQAEASLRRVEQLLATRSAVTDGAGKPLPEGPLAVAFERVTFGYVADEPVLRDVSFHVQPGEVLGLLGRTGSGKTTIAHLLFRLYDPQEGEIRIGDLPLRQAALRDLRKRIGLVTQNVQLFHASVRDNLTFFDPAIGDAQILATLDDVGLMPWYRSLADGLDTILTAGGGLSAGQAQLLAFTRVFLADPSLVILDEASSRLDPATEHLIEQAIGTLLHNRSAIIIAHRLATIQRADSILIIEDGQILEYGRRAALADDPGSRFVALLRVGLEEVMA from the coding sequence ATGCGCATCCCACTAAGACGGTACCTGTCCTTATTCGCGACCTACCTCAAACCGCAGTGGGTCAAGCTCGTCGTGATGGCCTGTCTGATCCTCGCCAACATTGGGCTGCAAGTTTATAATCCTCAAATCCTCAGCCGTTTCATCGACGCCGCTGCTGCTGACGGCGCATTCTCGTATCTGCTGACGATGGCGCTGCTCTTTCTGGTCATCGCCATCTTCAACCAGTTCGCGTCGGTGCTTGCCAGCTATGTCAGCGCCAGAGTAGCCTGGACCGCAACCAACAGCCTGCGCCGCGATCTGGTGGCGCACTGTCTCTCGCTCGACATGCGCTATCACACGTCGGTAACGCCCGGCGAGATGATCGAGCGCATCGACGGCGATGTGACGCAGCTCTCCAACTTCTTCTCGCTCTTTGTGATCAACGTCTTGAGCAACGCGATCGTCCTGCTGGTGGTGCTCACGCTCTTCTTCGGCATCTCGTGGTTTGTCGGGATCGCCATGACGCTCTACGTGATGCTGGTCTTTGCCTTCCTGACTTACCTGCGCCGCCTGTCCGTGCCGGTGTGGGAGCAGCAGCGCCGGATGAGCGCCACGTTTTTCGGCTTCTTGAGCGAGCGGCTGGCGGGCACCGAGGATCTTCGCGCCAACGACGCGACCGCCTATACGCTGCGACGATTCCTCCAGCTATCGAGCCAGTGGTATCCCGTGATGTGGAAGGCAAACTCGCTCGGCTGTCTGCTGTACGTGGGATCGTACTTCCTGTTCGGATGTGGCATCATCCTGGTGCTGGCGCTGGGAGCGTATCTCTGGAGCACGGGCGCGATCTCGCTGGGCGTGGTCTATCTGATGTTCGCCTACGCCAACCAGATCACGCAGCCGATTCAGCAGATCCGCTCGCAGCTCTACGATCTCCAGCAGGCCGAGGCATCGCTGCGCCGCGTCGAGCAGTTGCTTGCTACCCGCAGCGCCGTGACCGATGGCGCTGGCAAGCCGCTGCCGGAAGGCCCGCTGGCGGTAGCATTCGAGCGCGTCACCTTTGGCTATGTTGCCGACGAGCCGGTCCTGCGCGATGTTAGCTTCCACGTGCAGCCGGGCGAGGTGCTGGGGCTGCTCGGTCGAACCGGCAGCGGCAAAACGACGATCGCGCACCTGCTGTTTCGGCTCTACGATCCGCAGGAGGGCGAGATCCGCATCGGCGATCTGCCCCTGCGCCAGGCGGCGCTGCGCGACCTGCGCAAACGGATCGGACTGGTGACGCAAAACGTTCAGCTCTTCCACGCCAGCGTGCGCGACAATCTGACCTTCTTCGATCCGGCGATCGGCGACGCGCAGATCCTTGCTACGCTGGACGACGTTGGGCTGATGCCCTGGTATCGCTCGCTGGCCGACGGCCTGGACACGATCCTCACGGCGGGCGGCGGCTTGTCCGCCGGACAGGCGCAGCTCTTAGCGTTTACCCGCGTCTTCCTGGCCGATCCCAGCCTGGTGATCCTCGACGAGGCATCATCCAGGCTCGACCCCGCGACGGAGCACCTGATCGAGCAGGCGATCGGCACATTACTGCACAACCGCAGCGCGATCATCATCGCGCACCGGCTCGCCACAATCCAGCGCGCGGACAGCATTCTGATCATCGAGGACGGCCAGATCCTCGAATATGGTCGGCGGGCGGCCCTGGCGGATGATCCCGGCTCGCGCTTTGTGGCGCTGCTGCGAGTCGGGCTGGAGGAGGTGATGGCATGA